In the Sulfurivermis fontis genome, CCGTGTCCCTCGTGCCCCCCGGAGGGGTCAGGCGAAGCGATAGCCCTTGGGCACCACCACGATGCCCTGCTCGCTGACGGTGAAGCGCTCGCGGTCGCGCTTGCCGTCGTAGCCGATCTGCTCGCGTGGCGGCACCACCACGTCCTTGTCGAGGATGCAGCGGCGCAGGCGCGCGCCGGCGCCGACGCGCACGCCCTGGAACAGGATGGCATCCTCGACGAAGGCGCCGTCGTCGATGAACACCTGGGGAAACAGGATCGAGTGCTGCACGCTGCCGCCGGCGATGACCACGCCGCCGGCAACGATGGAGTTGATGAAGATGCCCTCGGTACCGGAGACGCCGGGCACGGTGCGCGCCGGCGGGGTCTGCATCTGGTAGGAGCGGATCGGCCAGTCGGCCTGGTACAGGTCCAGCGGCGGCACCGGTTCGAGCAGGTCCATGTTGGCCTGGTAGTAGGCGTCGATGGTGCCGACGTCGCGCCAGTAGCGATCTGGCGTGACGCGGCCGGTGTCGCCGCCGAAGCGGTAGGCCATCACCTTCCGGCTGGCGATGAGGCGTGGCAGGATGTCCTTGCCGAAATCGTGACTGGACGCCTCGTCGGCATGGTCACGGCGCAACTCGTCCAGCAGCAGCGCGGTGGAAAACACATAGATGCCCATGGATACCAGCGCCTCGTCGGGCTGTCCCGGTATGGGTTTGGGCGCCGCAGGCTTTTCCTCGAAGCCGATGATGCGGTCCGCGTCATCCACCGCCATGACGCCGAAGGCGCGCGCCGCGCCCAGCGGCACCTCCATCGCCGCCACGGTGACATCGGCGCCGCCGGCCTTGTGCGCCTTGAGCATCGCCGCGTAGTCCATGCGGTAGATGTGGTCGGCGGAGAGGATCAGCACCGCCTCGGCCTCGCTGCGCTCCACCAGATACAGGTTCTGGTAGATGGCGTCGGCGGTACCCTGGTACCAGCGCTCGCCGGTGCGCATCTGCGGCGGCACCGGCGTGATGTACTCGCCCAGCTCGGGATTGAAGATCGACCAGCCGTCGCGCAGGTGTTTCTGCAACGAGTGGGATTTGTACTGGGTCAGCACCAGCACGCGGCGCAGGCCGGAGTGCAGGCAGTTGGCCAGTACGAAGTCGATGATGCGGTACTTGCCGCCGAAGGGCACCGCCGGCTTGGCGCGCTCGGCGGTGAGCGGCTTGAGGCGGGTGCCGGTGCCGCCGGCGAGGACTACGGCTAGGGTCTGGTCCAGCATGATGCGTTGCACCTCTGTGGGGTTGTCCGTTGCAGCTTACAGAGCAAGAAGCGCACCAGGACGAGGCAGGTGGCGTCCGAGGGGTGTTGTGGCCTGTGGCTTGTGTCAATTTGGTGCAGGCCGTGGGGCAGGCGCACCAACTAGTTGCAAGTGACAAGTTTCAAGTGGCAAGAAAAGGC is a window encoding:
- the glgC gene encoding glucose-1-phosphate adenylyltransferase produces the protein MLDQTLAVVLAGGTGTRLKPLTAERAKPAVPFGGKYRIIDFVLANCLHSGLRRVLVLTQYKSHSLQKHLRDGWSIFNPELGEYITPVPPQMRTGERWYQGTADAIYQNLYLVERSEAEAVLILSADHIYRMDYAAMLKAHKAGGADVTVAAMEVPLGAARAFGVMAVDDADRIIGFEEKPAAPKPIPGQPDEALVSMGIYVFSTALLLDELRRDHADEASSHDFGKDILPRLIASRKVMAYRFGGDTGRVTPDRYWRDVGTIDAYYQANMDLLEPVPPLDLYQADWPIRSYQMQTPPARTVPGVSGTEGIFINSIVAGGVVIAGGSVQHSILFPQVFIDDGAFVEDAILFQGVRVGAGARLRRCILDKDVVVPPREQIGYDGKRDRERFTVSEQGIVVVPKGYRFA